A part of Homoserinibacter sp. YIM 151385 genomic DNA contains:
- a CDS encoding helix-turn-helix transcriptional regulator translates to MKDLVTLGQRMRHFRGEAGLTLEQLGQLVGVAGSQLSLMENGRREPRLSVLTAIAEQLGVPLAELLEERPPSPRAALEIELERAQRGTAYAELGLPVIRAGRTMGDDTLEAIVGLHRELARRAREAIATPEEARRVNTELRQRMRTEDNALPWIDELAEAQLAAVGHSTGALTHRSVSRMAERLGFELVHVPDLPHSARSVTDLENGRIYLPPASIPGGHGLRSMALQAIAHRLLEHEAPVDYADFLRQRLEINYFAAACLMPRAQSVEFLRRAKADRDIAVEDFRDAFGVTHEAAALRFTNLATEHLDMRVHFLRVGDDGAVSKAYENDGLRLPVDVTGSAEGQIVCRQWAARRAFARTNRTTEFYQYTDTPEGTFFESTQIGTGDGEEFSITIGVPFAESKWFRGRETGRREHSRCPDASCCRRPSAELRERWAGRAWSSAKVHAHIFSPLPSGTFPGVDDRELYEFLETHAGS, encoded by the coding sequence ATGAAGGATCTCGTCACCCTCGGGCAGCGGATGCGGCACTTCCGCGGGGAGGCCGGGCTCACGCTCGAGCAGCTGGGGCAGCTCGTCGGCGTCGCCGGCAGCCAGCTCTCCCTCATGGAGAACGGCCGTCGCGAGCCGCGGCTCAGCGTCCTCACCGCGATCGCGGAGCAGCTGGGGGTGCCGCTGGCTGAGCTCCTCGAGGAGCGGCCGCCGAGCCCGCGCGCCGCCCTCGAGATCGAGCTCGAACGGGCGCAGCGCGGCACCGCCTACGCCGAACTCGGCCTCCCCGTGATCCGCGCGGGTCGCACCATGGGCGACGACACGCTGGAGGCCATCGTCGGCCTGCACCGCGAGCTCGCCCGGCGCGCGCGGGAGGCCATCGCGACACCCGAGGAGGCCCGCCGCGTCAACACCGAGCTCCGGCAGCGCATGCGCACCGAGGACAACGCGCTGCCGTGGATCGACGAGCTCGCCGAGGCGCAGCTCGCCGCCGTCGGCCACAGCACGGGCGCCCTCACCCACCGCTCGGTCTCGAGGATGGCGGAACGGCTCGGCTTCGAGCTCGTGCACGTCCCCGACCTCCCGCACTCGGCCCGCTCCGTCACCGACCTCGAGAACGGGCGGATCTACCTGCCGCCGGCGTCCATCCCGGGCGGCCACGGCCTCCGGTCGATGGCGCTCCAGGCGATCGCGCACCGGCTCCTCGAGCACGAGGCGCCCGTCGACTACGCCGACTTCCTCCGCCAGCGGCTCGAGATCAACTACTTCGCGGCCGCCTGCCTCATGCCGCGGGCGCAGTCGGTCGAGTTCCTGCGGCGCGCGAAGGCCGACCGCGACATCGCGGTCGAGGACTTCCGCGACGCCTTCGGGGTGACGCACGAGGCGGCGGCGCTCCGCTTCACGAACCTCGCGACCGAGCACCTCGACATGCGCGTGCACTTTCTGCGGGTCGGCGACGACGGCGCGGTCTCGAAGGCCTATGAGAACGACGGCCTCCGCCTCCCGGTGGATGTCACGGGCTCGGCCGAGGGCCAGATCGTGTGCCGGCAGTGGGCCGCCCGCCGTGCCTTCGCGCGGACGAACCGGACGACGGAGTTCTACCAGTACACCGACACCCCCGAGGGCACCTTCTTCGAGTCGACCCAGATCGGCACGGGCGACGGCGAGGAGTTCTCCATCACGATCGGCGTGCCCTTCGCCGAGTCGAAGTGGTTCCGGGGCCGCGAGACGGGGCGCCGCGAGCACTCGCGCTGCCCCGACGCCTCATGCTGCCGCCGGCCGTCCGCCGAGCTCCGCGAGCGGTGGGCGGGTCGCGCCTGGTCGAGCGCGAAGGTGCACGCCCACATCTTCTCGCCGCTGCCCTCCGGCACCTTCCCGGGCGTCGACGATCGCGAGCTCTACGAGTTCCTGGAGACGCACGCCGGCTCCTGA
- a CDS encoding TM2 domain-containing protein, with product MTARDDLRELPSPKSFIVTWILSVFLGGLGIDRMYLGKWGTAILKLVTVGGFGFWYLLDVIFTLIGISRDAEGRRVRGSSTAHVVAWIVAILVLAGGGTGAGVTQPWQSRQSADAGPPVDASALPAPEAGWERISSGSGHGAVTMSGTVADPGAELRLSWAVPDSGASLTVRVSDDSGILIERRLDSTAITAGESEPVETAGGDIVVDVSGAGAWALALDQR from the coding sequence ATGACCGCACGCGACGACCTCCGCGAGCTCCCCTCCCCGAAGTCCTTCATCGTCACCTGGATCCTCTCGGTCTTCCTCGGCGGCCTCGGGATCGACCGGATGTACCTCGGCAAGTGGGGCACCGCGATCCTCAAGCTCGTGACCGTCGGCGGCTTCGGCTTCTGGTACCTGCTGGATGTGATCTTCACGCTGATCGGCATCTCGCGGGACGCCGAGGGGCGCCGGGTGCGCGGCTCGTCGACCGCGCACGTCGTCGCGTGGATCGTCGCGATCCTCGTGCTCGCCGGAGGCGGCACGGGTGCCGGCGTCACGCAGCCCTGGCAGTCGCGGCAGAGCGCCGACGCGGGCCCACCCGTGGACGCGAGCGCGCTTCCGGCTCCTGAGGCCGGCTGGGAGCGGATCTCCTCGGGCTCCGGCCACGGCGCCGTCACCATGTCGGGCACGGTCGCGGACCCGGGCGCCGAGCTCCGCCTGTCCTGGGCGGTCCCGGACTCGGGCGCCTCGCTGACGGTCCGCGTCTCGGACGACTCGGGCATCCTGATCGAGCGCCGACTCGACAGCACCGCCATCACGGCGGGCGAGAGCGAGCCCGTCGAGACCGCCGGCGGCGACATCGTCGTCGACGTCTCGGGCGCGGGCGCCTGGGCGCTGGCGCTCGATCAGCGCTGA
- a CDS encoding TetR/AcrR family transcriptional regulator: MSANSPLPLDLTGRQEALADAALTVISSGGMAALSFRTVAATAKCSVGSVQKAFPTKLDMIAAAFSRLRQVAVPLPQGEPGRPTLREWLTELAVCILPLDEARAAAQRQAEAFAQHAMNDPAIAHALAASDDHLRDLFSKLVDRAKREGEVSRDIDAERTGWAILALLQGAATQLAYQPRPEAEVRDRVDAAVHQLLRDTR, translated from the coding sequence ATGAGCGCGAACAGCCCGCTCCCGCTTGACCTCACGGGCCGCCAGGAAGCTCTCGCCGATGCCGCCCTCACCGTCATCAGCAGCGGCGGGATGGCCGCATTGTCGTTTCGCACCGTCGCGGCGACGGCGAAGTGCTCCGTCGGCTCCGTGCAGAAGGCATTCCCGACCAAGCTCGACATGATCGCCGCCGCCTTCTCGCGCCTTCGTCAGGTGGCGGTCCCGCTGCCGCAAGGGGAACCCGGCCGCCCCACCCTGCGCGAGTGGCTGACCGAATTGGCCGTGTGCATCCTGCCCCTCGACGAGGCCCGCGCAGCGGCCCAGCGACAAGCCGAGGCGTTCGCCCAGCACGCCATGAACGACCCTGCGATCGCGCACGCCCTCGCCGCGAGCGACGATCACCTCAGAGATCTGTTCTCCAAGCTCGTCGACCGCGCGAAGCGTGAAGGAGAGGTCTCCCGCGACATCGACGCCGAGCGGACCGGCTGGGCGATCCTGGCGCTGCTCCAGGGGGCGGCGACCCAGCTGGCCTACCAGCCACGTCCCGAGGCAGAGGTGCGCGACCGTGTCGATGCTGCCGTGCACCAGCTCTTGCGCGACACGCGCTGA
- a CDS encoding CPBP family intramembrane glutamic endopeptidase, producing the protein MTATRAPLDDSPPRHDAVAVRRPTWRRPWVSSIVFALAPVVFMTAGSAVAQILQLSDVASVLALAGAAVMSAGVGLVVMRGSGPRLSAYGMQRPRNPDVAIWFLPALGAVLVSIVSQIGGLDLARWLPYAALAIATALNEELWFRGVIVTVLRTRGVRAAVYGSAALFAILHLANLAGGEPALDAALQLVFALLFGIAAARLVLATGSIWPAAAWHAAWNFVNLLAGDQTTPVALIGLGLASTIILIYSMVVARRTQRKHTDDEREQPAPA; encoded by the coding sequence GTGACTGCCACACGCGCCCCACTCGACGACAGCCCCCCACGCCACGACGCCGTGGCGGTTCGACGACCGACGTGGCGGCGGCCGTGGGTCAGCTCGATCGTGTTCGCGCTCGCCCCGGTGGTGTTCATGACGGCGGGGTCGGCGGTGGCCCAGATCCTCCAGCTCTCGGATGTCGCGTCGGTCCTCGCCCTGGCCGGTGCCGCCGTGATGTCCGCTGGGGTCGGGCTCGTCGTCATGCGGGGCTCGGGGCCGAGGCTTTCCGCGTACGGGATGCAGCGGCCGAGGAATCCGGACGTCGCGATATGGTTCCTGCCGGCTCTCGGTGCGGTGCTCGTCTCGATCGTGTCGCAGATCGGCGGGCTGGACCTGGCACGGTGGCTCCCGTACGCGGCGCTCGCCATAGCGACCGCGCTGAACGAAGAGCTCTGGTTCCGGGGCGTCATCGTGACGGTGCTGCGAACCCGGGGAGTCAGAGCGGCGGTGTACGGCAGCGCGGCCCTGTTCGCGATCTTGCATCTGGCGAACCTCGCCGGTGGAGAGCCGGCCCTCGATGCCGCGCTGCAACTCGTGTTCGCGCTCCTGTTCGGGATCGCGGCCGCGCGACTCGTCCTGGCGACCGGCAGCATATGGCCTGCGGCCGCCTGGCATGCCGCGTGGAACTTCGTCAATCTCCTCGCCGGCGATCAGACGACGCCGGTCGCGTTGATCGGCCTCGGCTTGGCATCCACGATCATCCTCATCTACTCGATGGTCGTCGCTCGGCGCACCCAGCGAAAGCACACGGACGATGAGCGCGAACAGCCCGCTCCCGCTTGA